Proteins from a genomic interval of Pecten maximus chromosome 13, xPecMax1.1, whole genome shotgun sequence:
- the LOC117340592 gene encoding uncharacterized protein LOC117340592 codes for MALEISRPKITDDQHFQRTTNSVSEHKIKRTETKKFLDRLSNTKQQHVNMKKQESWLNWEGVRQKKLSWKELWNGRYTWRHDKVLSVLADTLERSRKKPRKKKRSLRFVNFVKAGEQTTRSTVEGSGLLGTAGEWQMRADLKGRMQFPQEIAVTNQRPDIVLWSTSIKQAVLVELTMPWEERIEEAHERKRNKYQDLVADCQQQEWKMWCLPVEVRCRGFVGQSMWRALRIIGITGPERRQLIGHLSREAELASMWLWRKRNDKWTGKTDH; via the exons ATGGCGTTGGAAATATCCAGGCCAAAAATAACGGATGATCAAC ATTTCCAAAGGACAACTAACAGTGTGTCCGAACACAAGATCAAACGGACTGAAACCAAGAAATTCCTGGACAGACTCTCTAACACCAAACAACAACATGTCAACATGAAAAAGCAGGAAAGTTGGCTGAACTGGGAAGGAGTGCGCCAGAAGAAACTGTCCTGGAAGGAGTTATGGA ATGGGAGGTACACGTGGCGACACGATAAGGTCTTGTCTGTCCTTGCAGATACACTGGAGAGGAGCAGAAAGAAACCAAGGAAAAAGAAAAGGAGCCTGCGATTTGTAAACTTTGTCAAGGCCGGGGAGCAGACTACGAGAAGCACAGTGGAAGGGAGCGGATTGTTAGGAACAGCAGGAGAATGGCAGATGAGAGCAGACCTCAAGGGCCGCATGCAGTTTCCACAAGAAATAGCAGTTACCAATCAGAGACCAGACATCGTCCTGTGGTCTACATCCATCAAACAGGCTGTTCTTGTGGAGCTGACCATGCCATGGGAGGAGAGAATCGAGGAAGCCCACGAGCGGAAGCGGAACAAATACCAAGATCTAGTAGCAGACTGTCAACAGCAGGAGTGGAAAATGTGGTGTCTTCCAGTGGAGGTGAGATGCCGAGGTTTCGTTGGGCAGTCGATGTGGAGGGCACTTCGGATCATCGGTATCACAGGGCCAGAGAGGAGACAACTTATAGGACACCTGAGCAGGGAAGCAGAGCTGGCATCTATGTGGCTGTGGAGGAAGAGAAACGACAAGTGGACAGGAAAGACTGATCATTGA
- the LOC117340163 gene encoding perlucin-like codes for MVIIEGSSWLEDVSNVDQSYSSSVLTTTAATLVICLATCVREKTSKASTYNTLTSTCDCYDSLTTSTSVKGNRLWTRHIEGYLYNSQLGWYIKVVADQRKSHWEAESDCAVDGGRLVVLDTVAKHTYITGLPEVLYENFYRLGATDVAVEDTFVWDTGSVVSRQSLLWGGYQPDNKWGYQNCLTLYKWLYDDVTCNSTMNFICELV; via the exons ATGGTGATAATTGAAGGATCTAGTTGGCTGGAGGACGTCTCCAACGTTGATCAATCATACAGTTCATCCGTACTGACCACGACTGCCGCGACTCTGGTCATCTGTCTGGCTACCTGTGTTAGAGAGAAAACATCTAAGGCCTCTACCTATAACACCTTGACCAGTACCTGTGATTGCTACGACAGTCTGACCACTTCGACGTCAGTGAAAGGAAATCGACTTTGGACGC GTCACATTGAAGGATATTTATACAACAGTCAACTTGGCTGGTATATAAAAGTTGTTGCCGACCAACGGAAGTCGCACTGGGAAGCCGAGAGCGACTGCGCAGTGGATGGTGGACGGTTGGTTGTTTTGGATACCGTTGCTAAGCACACGTATATTACCGGACTACCAGAGGTGCTGT ATGAAAACTTCTACCGCCTTGGTGCAACTGATGTTGCAGTCGAAGACACGTTCGTTTGGGATACCGGAAGTGTAGTGTCGAGACAATCTCTCCTGTGGGGCGGTTACCAACCGGATAATAAATGGGGCTACCAGAACTGTCTGACCTTATACAAATGGTTGTATGATGATGTAACGTGCAACAGTACCATGAACTTTATCTGTGAACTTGTATAA